The nucleotide sequence ACTCCCTAACTCTGCAGAGGAGGCTTCTCTAAGTCTGAACATCGGACTTCCCCCAGTTCAGAGGAAAACTGGGGAAGGCAATGGAACAGTCCTAATTGAGACCAGTGTTCAGGAGGCTATGGCGGGAGGGACAGAAAGACCCGCCACAAGCCCTGAGCAACTAAGGACGGCTTTAGATGCTGCTAATTCATTTAGTAGCAGAAAAGTGGAAATGCCTTCTTGACCTGAACTGGTTACATTGGATTCAATTTGGGAAATGATGGCAGTGATGACTATGAATATTAAGGAGTTAGAGGGGAAAATTGATTTATATAATTCTAGATATTTGCAAGACTCTACCCAGTTCCAAGAGCACCTTAAGAGATCAGATGAAAGGATAAGGAATTTAGAAAACAAAGAGATCAAAAATCAGGAATTTAATATAGCAGTTGTAAAAGACAGAGACCAGATTGCAAATAGATTAGAAGCACTTGAGAACAACGTGAAGCGCTTTAATATTCGGATCTTAAATTTTAGTGTTGCGAAAAATAGTTTTAGCACACTCTACAACAATTTAACAGCCTTTAAAAGCATTTTGCTCATACTAAACACAACAATTTGACAGAAACAGCATATCCCAACCTAAAAGCCAGTCTGAACCTCCTGCCGCTTCTGCTGGGTGCACGGGTACTGGATACTGTCAGAGTTTTAGGAACCCACAGAAGTGATACATCTGGAGAATGAACTGTCTGTTGCCAGTTCTCTCTCCTGTCAACCTGTGGCGGAAGGCAGGAGATTCAGGACCATGAGCAGGGGGCACTTTCCTCTCTACAGATATCATGAGGGGTTCTTTATGAAAGTGCGCTTTACTGCGATCCTGGGAGAGAAAAAGGGGGTCCAGAATTCAGAacttgggtgggtgggagatCTTTGGAAGGAGGGTGGGCTGAGGAAGCAATACTCAGTGGTGTATTTAGCAGGGAGGGCTTGGCTCGGCTggcatttataacatttatttttaaatttcagtggGTTGGGTGGGGTTCAGACTTTTGTAGTAAGCAGTGCGTATTGGGCTGGGAGGCCCACggtttatttcaatttttttttttttttttaaaaggatggCCACttaaatggacattttttttttttttttaatatttttattggcaAATACAAGCACAATCAAAACATGTGAGCCATATCAACCATATCCGTCCCACATCCCATAAACCAATGATACAATGCATAAACTGCCAATAAACATTTTATCCCCTTtaaattcccccttccccccatcccaccccccctccctgatAAATCACACATTTGAGCTTCCTGCAACAGTGATCAGTAACTACAATAGAAcagctataaaaaaaagaaaaaaagtacaaTAAGTAATAGGAAAATGTCCCTTACAGACATCCCGTATCGGCCCTCTCAGTTGGAACCCAAACACCCATCCCCAACTGTTGTTGACTCATGTATCCAAACCTCATGTTTCAGAAGGTGTTATACCAGCGTGGAAATGGTTCCCAAGGATCAATGTGTAAGGCCATCTTGTCCGTGTTCCCTGCACGTAAATAGTACCAGTAGTGCACAGACCATAGTCTCTTTATAACAGATTCCGCTGTGGGAGGGACTTCTTTGTGCCAATGAGAGGCCAGTTCCTGGCGTGCCGCACATAGTATGTGATTGAGCAGAACCCGCTTAAGAGAGGGCCACTCTATAGGGTAAGCAGAGAGTAAACATATTTCAGGTGTGAAAAGAACTTCCACCAGATATGCATAAAGGAGCCCTTTAAATGgacatcttttgaagatatccagttaagtggcaggctatccggccacacaaggttGGATTACTATAGGCCTGCTCTGAATTAGATCCacagttatctagctaactgaaTTCCTCTATATGTCCtactaaattatagccagataatgagttatcctgctataatttagccagataagtagctgaaTATGGAAAAGCATGCCTTTTAAATGGAtatagttgctcagaatctccaccattaaaatAATGTTTCAGGTGTGAGTATCTTCCTAAAATCCTCATCCTTAAAGTCTTAGGAAAAGAATTCTTCCCGTTTTTCTGCTACTTCCTTGACCTCACTGAACACCCTTTTTGCCCCTCGGGTCATCCAGCAGCCCAACTGACTCatacaggctttttactttgaatgtacttgaaatattttattattagttttaccCTCACGggcaagattttttttcaaaatctctcttggtctgtctaactactgttttacatctaatttgccagggATTATGTTCTTGCCTATTTTTATCATTAATGTCTGCTTTCCTTTTTTgaatgataagaacataacataagaatataagaaatgccatactgggtcagactaagggtccatcaagcccagtatcctgtttccatcagtggccaatccaggccataagaacctggcaagtacccaaacaatagacagatcacaagctactactgcttattaattactgtcatagtagtttatggatttatcctctaggaacttatccaaaccttttttaaacccagtaacactaactgctgtaaccacatcatctagcaatgaattccagagcttaactatgcactgaatgaaaaagatttctttgatttgttttaaaaaaagctacttgctaacttcatggagtgccctctggtccttctattatctgagagagtaaataactgatttacattaacttgttcaagtcctttcatgattttttagacttctatcatatcccccttcagctatcttttctccaaactgaacagccctaacttctttagcctttcctcatagggcagccgttccatgccccttattattttggttgctcttctctgcactttctccagtgcagctgtatccttattgagatgtggtgaccagaactgcacacagtattcaagatgtatattaaccccttcaaaaaaaattaagcagatttgtgaggcaagacttcccttgggtaaatcaatgctggctgtgttccattaaaccatgactttctatatgttctgtgattttgatctttagaatagtttccactatttttctcggcactgaagtcaggctcactgatctataattTCTTGgaacacccctggagccctttttaaatattggggttacattggccaccttccagtcttcaggtgcaatggatgattttaatgataggttacacattttaactaatagatctgaaatttcaattttgagttctttcagaaccctggggtgcataccatccggtccaggtgatttgctactctttagtttgtcaatctggcctactacatcttccaggttcatagttatttggtttagttcatctgattcataacccttgaaaaccatctccagaacatgtatgtctccaacatcctcattaataaacacagaaggaaataattcatttaatcttgCTGCTATggttttatcttccctaagtgcccttttaacccctcagtcatctaacagtccaacagactccctcacagttttcctgcttcggatatattttaaaatgtttttatcatgagtatttgcctctttggccaacttcatttcaaattctttcctagcctgtcttatcaatgttttacacttaacttgacaatgcttatgctttttcctattcagatggattcttccaatttttgaaggatttatttttgCTAAAATCGCCTCTTTcccttcaccttttaaccatgctggtaatcattttgccttccttccacctttttaatgcatggaatacatctggactgcacttctacaATGTTCAtgtctgttgtacacttttaacctttgcagctgtacctttcagttttttctattgtcctcattttatcaaagtttctcttttgaaaattttgttagtactgtagatttacatattgcctCTTTCTAGTCATTagatcaaatttgatcatcttatgatcactattgccacagttacctctctcaccaaatcctgcattccactaagaattagatctaaaatagctccctctctcatcagatcctgaacaaattgctccatgaagcagttgcttatcccatccaggaactttacgtttctagcatgtcctgatgttacatttaccaagtcaatagtggggtaattgaaatctcccattattactgcactcacaaattggttagcttccctgatttctcttagcatttcatctgcctcatcattttggccaggtggacagtggtacactcctatcactatactcttacctgtACTACAATCACTTGTATTTTCtagtactgactactgtaattttCTCCTCATTGTCCTcccagcatgtcctgatgttacactaCAAATGATACAGAACTCTGCATCCAGGCTCCTCCCAGGAATTCCAACCTGTAATCACATCATCCCTGTACATGAatccctccattggctcccaatatcaTACCGCATTCAGTACAAATTGGCCATGATCATACACTCTACCTTGCATAATATTCACTCTCCCTTGTTCTCATCTGTATTAAAAATCCATGCCCCTGCTAGATCATTAAGATCTTCACATCAAACTCTCCTCTATGTTCCTTCCCCTAAAATAGCCCATCTTGATGAAACAAGAGAATGCACACTTTTTTCAGCTGGCCCACTTTTCTGGAATACCTCCACTGAGGTACTGAAGAACCTCCATGAAagacatttcttaaaaaaaaaaaaaaaaaagcacaaaaaccaTATCTAACGTTGCTGTGAGAACTCAGATCCTCTCAGCCCTTGGCACAAACACAAGTTCCTTGTTTAGTAGAGCAAGTCTTTGCCCAAACCATACCACAATCTCTTGGCAATCACTTCATCAACAGTGGACTGTGCTCTGTGGGCCTGGTTATGGAGGAACCAGGCCCCACTGCAACCTCCTACCAAAACCTGCAGTTGGGGGCTCTGATTTTCCCCTTTTCCTTAACCCTTTACCCTTAACAAGATATATATAAGGGTATATAATACCCATCACAATAATTATATAATGATGCCGTAACCATAATTTCGCCAGTTAATTGGACTAAAATATGCACCCTGGCTTAAGAAGGCTTTCGTTAATCCGAGCTTGACTGTTATTtgctatgtgttttttgtaataataattttaaatcctTCTCACCTTTCCTATAATCTCTtacaagttagccctgttatttgtaacctcttgttcgatgtaatttccaactttggttctatgtaaaccgacgtgatatgtaccagtacatgaacatcggtatataaaagcctttaaataaaataaataaatataagtattATAGCTATATGTGATGAGATGTGTAgccatttccagttctgttatACAGAATCTGCCATACGGTTTTTCTCTGTGCTAGCTGTAAAACATGTTGTCCATATCGCATTGTCCAGTGTTGCACTTATTCATCTCTTGTCTTTAGGTTTAAGTTCATCCCTCCTTAACCATTCCTGTGTCAGGTTTTGATCCTTATATGGTTGTTAAATTACCTTTCTGTATTTATGCTTTTGCCAAttctttttccttgtttgctgatctgattctataaagattttttttttccttttctgtagcTCATTGCCTCAAATGTTCTGGTAAATTCGTACTCATTCCTTCTACTCATCAGAACACTTGTCCAAGTTTAAAGATGGGAGCTCTGTTTTGGCCTTTCACTATTGTACCTCATCACTTTTAGAACATTTGGGTCTATTGATGCTGTTGAATATACCTGGAAGCCTATTACTCGACCACCTCTATTAATTATTATCAGTGGTCATCaaatagtccttttttttttttaaatttttcttgtgcaaataaaaatgactTATAAGAAAGTTGCAGTTGTGCATTTCTTTAACAATGAAGGGTTCCTGCTGCCCGATACTGCtctggtgtttcgggggcatgaaaATCAAACAGAATTAAAAATGGTCTTCTCCTCCCTTCATTCATAAAGGCAGTATAAGCTTAGCTTCAGTTACAAAAGTACATGTTTAAAGACCCCAAATAATACACCCATACTCATTATTGTTTATCAGAGAGAACTCACACAAGCCCCTGATGCAGATTACCGAAACACCGGAGCAATATTGGGCGGCAGGGACTTTTCATTGTTGAAGAAAGGCACAACTTCCTTATAAGATAAGTTATCCTTATTtgcacaagaaaaataaaaaaatatggatTATTTGATGACCAGTGATTATAATTAATAGAGGTGGTCAAGAAACAGACCATTTACATTCTGCAAATGAGTGTTAtcagcgtctctctctctctctctctctctctctatatatatatataaatatagatatagatatatatatatatgactgtCATCTAATCCTTTTGAATGTAGTCTTCCGAATTTATATAGTGAATTGATATTGTTTGTCATATATATTCACCTCATCAGGTTTGTTTTTGATGGAAGCCTATTACATTacagcagctttgtgtgtgtgataTCTATAAGGCCCATACCTTATGGACGTAAATCTGTGCAAACACAGGTTCTTATAGATTACCTGATGGGCATGGAATAGTTTTCTTCATATCGAACTGTTCAAATTCTTTATGAGGTCTATTAATGATTACAAAACTGTAGGAGGGTACAAAGTTTGGATTGATAGATTTATCTTATGTCAGATGATAAAGCACTTTTCAAAAATCAGTTTCCTATAGTATTCTTTGCTGATATTTTCTCCCAGTTTCTTGTACTGGATTGTTGCACCTTCCTCTGTTCCCTAGCTATTTATATGCATCTTCCTACTCAAGTTCTTTTACATTACAATCTTCTGTAAGAGACATGTTCTCAGTTTTACTTAGATTTCCTTTAAGAAATGTCACCTTGGCACATTTATCTTGGCCAAATTTCATCCTGTCATCTGAGAATCCCTTCACTGCAGTGAATTGCTCCACTGAATGATCACAGGAGCTGTAATGTTTCAAATCATTTACAAATAATAGGTGTGATGTTATCTGTGGGTCATTAGTGTCTCTGAGATTAAGACTAAATCCATTGCCAAAGGAGTTAATAACTGATAGAAAATACAGGTGTGATGAAAGGGAACCTCACTGAAATATTCCTCATTGGCTCTTGTTGCTGGAAATGACATCTTGTCCATCTTCATAATTCAAATGGAGTGTAGTCTGAAATTAGATGTACTCAATAAATCCAGGGATCAACCTGGAAATTTCAAAACAATTTATAATCCAAGAAgttgatttttagatttttttttatagttgctCATAATGGCTTTATTTAGAATCAACTGATCCTTGGTTTCATCTGCTCCTCTTTTGTTAACTTCTATCATaatgtgtggattctctggtggcttGTGAGCTGTGTATTCCAACTGAaccttttaccacattcagtacatgtaaatggtttcaatCCTGTGTGGATTCTGTGGTGGCTTGTGAGATGTGACTTCTGATTGAAACTTTTACcgcactcagtacatgtaaacgGTTTCAGTCCTGTGTGAATTCTATGGTGGGCTATGAGATCTGACTTCTgattgaaacttttaccacactcactacatgtaaatggtttctccccAGTGTGAATTCTCTGATGGATTGTCAAATATGACTTCTGGTTGAAGCTTTtactacactcagtacatgtgAATGGCTTCTCAttagtgtggattctctggtgcctTCTTAGATCTGTATTGTTACTGAACTGTTTTCCACATtgagtacatgtaaatggtttcaatCCTGAGTGAGTTCGCTGGTGGACTGTGAGGTTTGACTTTCgattgaaacttttaccacactctgTACATGTAAATAGTTTCATTCCtgtatggattctctggtggctTATGAGGTATACCTTCATATTAAAACCTTTATCAcaatcagtgcatgtaaatggtttcagcCCTGTGTGGCTTGTGAGGTGTTTCTTCTGACTGAAGAGTTTACCACACTCTGTACATGTAAATGATTTCACTCCTGTGTGAGTTCTCTGGTGGATGTTGAGTCCTGACTTCCACTTGAAcgttttaccacactcagtacatgtaaatggtttcaatCCTGTATGAATTCTCTGGTGGCGTATAAGGTTTGCCTTCTGACTaaaacttttatcacactcaatacatgtaaatggtttcagtCCTGTATGAATTCTCTGGTGGACTGTGAGGTCTACCTTCCTTTTGAAgcatttaccacactcagtacatgtaaatggtttctcatgCAAGAGTAGTGTCTTTGTAATAAAGTATTTTACACATTTAGTACATGATAATGGTCTCTGATCTTTCTCTATCTTTTGGCAAGAAATTTGGATTCCTTTGgtgaagcttttctcacatttGGACCACAAACAGGGTCCATTTTTGGTGTTGTTTTTCTGGTGCAATGATAATTTATCCTTCCTGCTGATGCTTTCATCAcactcagtatataaaaattgtctTTCCATAGTTTGGATTTTCCATTGTCTTTTAAGGTTTATGTTCTGACAATTTCTTACAGTGTCAGAAAGTGAAGCAGCAttctctcctgctccttctgaTAACTCCTTGTTCTCCTCTGAATTCTCTGTGACTTTCCAGTGGTGAGTCTCTGTATTATTATTTCTGGGTTTATCTTTttctagagagaaaaaaaataaaacattgtggCTTATTTCGTTTACTGACGAGACAGACTATTTCGTTTACTGAAGAGACAGAATAAGAGACTCCAGATAACGGAGGGGCTCTGATGTAACTAGAATTCATGTTCAGCACAGAATAAAGGATTTTTACATAATGAAGAAGAGAATTCCACACTGGGTGACCCAAGCTCCAACACATAACCTCTGACCAATAGTCTAGAGAGGCTGCTGAAGCACTTTTTAGTTCCTTAATGAGATCACCAGTAACAGGGGAAccccttttttgttgggggaTGGAGTGCAAACAAGCTTCGCCCCAGCTCTCCCCTGTGTTCCCACTGCCAATTTTCTACTTTACATGTATAGTCAATGAATTTTATCTTACATGCATTCTTCATATAAATTTtagtataattattcattcccagaccaattaaACGTTTGATGCTATAAAACCAGGAGAACATGCGcaagccaagttgctatagatcactacagagaaactacacatgggcagaatacctcagctcagtcacacatacagaacacagacagatcctcaccatatacagaatagagaccagaaagtataaatagaaaggtgcagacaaaaactgaactggaaaccgcaacaagctagACAATGGACAAACAAAACaatcaccatgcctcataaaatatcaaacaaaattaagaaatataaagctTCACTTATAATAGTACAAAGTTACtaagaaaaataatatttcaaaacagctgacaaatagttCATTCAgtaattaaactcatataaacacatttaaaattgttgatttccagtcactgtcATAATCTGCTATGTTGGTGGGAGGAGCACTCAGGAggagcaatctgatgtattccgtaggcggagtagcaatctgttgtatagactgctggagatagtagtgggtggatccttgggccagtggcagatgaccacgctcccggggaaagatcccgagagggaccaccggctaggcttagagtatggagacagacacgcactagctcttttattaaacaggtcttgaaaccaccagaggtggcagtagtgaactgtagtggccggcagggctgaagtccctcagatacaggaacagcgatccctggatggctgagctgttgagaaactgtagacagtgagtaggcagggtatgcagatttcatgaacagaacttagatgataaccctcacatattggtctcagggagctggaaaggataggccctcaaggagcgagtacctggttccagggaaagctctgagagagcgatggtaactcacaatgatgtagacagtgatggcttccaggcagaagagaatcagcagagagtcaggaacgagggccctcgaggagcgggtacctctggtaagtccgagggggcagagtagctagaacgaatccttgctaacccacaggccgatacagtaaagcacggccgcagttaccctgtttctaacccgctttgggacgcgtaaggcgaacccgcgattcagtatccggttttacgcgtccttaccgctcactgaaatcgacgcgtatccctttccgcccgcggcatgtatatgatatgttaatgatcggattagctattccctccgatacagtaacgtgcgcccagattatcgcctttttaaccagctattttgccgcgtctttaacctgcaaatttaccacctaccctgaccctggcgttagtgtggtcttcagtcagcttcccgctgccttgagctgtATCTTTGCCCCCTCTGGATCCctccttcaaccttctctgcaggcgacaacccccccccccccccccccctgcaaggaGAGGGGAGCTGGAGACCCCGAaagccttcccttctcctccccgagcGTGGCGGAGCAGTTTAGCAGGGAGGTCGCGGCATCCGTTCATCGACCTTCCcgagcgctcaaggcagcgggaggtcACAGCATCCGTTCATGTGAAAATACTTAAACCCTGTCCTAAGTGCCTGGTCAGGTCTATACAGGAAACCTTATTATTTActatatttaaagtatttatgcTACTTACCCTCTAGTTCTTTGGAGGGCCACAGGGAGTCCTAGTTGTTGCTGCTCAAGGCTTAAGGCAGCGGGAGGTCGTGGCGTCTGTTCATGGACATATtcctgggagagggagagacgaAGCTAGAAGTGTCTCCTTGAACCAGCGAGATGAGCCGCgacctcccgctgccttgagtgcccggccttcccactgccttgagcgccctcAGTCAATCCCGTCTCTGCGTTGTCATCGTCCTGTTTGTTCTGAAGGTGGAAAGCAGGGCACGCAAGATTAGACTTGGCGTTTTCACGCCACGCCATGAACGGACACCGCGAcctcccactgccttgagcgcccggctggacgccCAAGCCGAACGTCCGAGGTCGTGGCTTGGTCGTCCAGcctggtgctcaaggcagcggggtctgtagaaaagaacttacctggtggaatgacatttgaaatgacaggtaccagcgcacccaggatactgtatagggcTGTATATccctctatacagtaaaatggattacgCACTCCTACTGCTTCATGGACgcactttggacgccgcttgcatttgcgtcttatttgaatactgtatcgagcggtatgtgaaccaaactgtgcgcgcggcaaacgagggtgcgcccggcactgccacactctttcctacgcgtccttactgtatcagcctgccaGTTTGTTAGCGagatcagagacctttaaatatcagaagcgggtgacgtcatcgcagggggacgcccctgaggttcgcggcCTTGTTGGTGCTTCAATCGGAGTGCGCGCGTGCCCTTGGCTTCAGGCAActtggcggatctgcagcgttgagccagtccggggacgccggaaagaGTTCGGcagggagatgccgcggcagccagccgtccttcaaccccggagggagtcgccacagaggtaaagagggtggagtggagacgttgggcagcgacggtcgcaacagtcacccagagattgtcatggattggttGGGGGAGGAGAAGTGTGCACTaactttcccttctctctctcatatatacacacttaacacacacacatgctcgtaCCCACACAAATGCCCACTCTTCTCCTCTTCTGGAACACACAAGTTGCGGCAGTGTCCACTTTCAGTCCACGCAGCCCGTGggactcctcctctttcctcttgGAGCATGGGCCGATGCTGCTCCTgatccttccctctcactcacctccccttttcctttcctcatcccttccctctcaccctctgctcccttcctttctttccctcccctctcacccctcctcctccctctaattccctctcttctcaccctctcctcctctaTGGCCTTGCCTTCTCTcctctcatccccttccctctgattcacttctcctccctttccttccctcactcactcttccttttttcttccctcccttctcattcccttccctctaatccactcctcctccctttttgTTATCTCCTCTATCACCCCCCTTTCCTGTCACCCACccatcccctttccttcccttctcactcctcctctcttaacatccctcccctctcactcatcccccttcccctccttttcaCTTACTAAGctcatctcccctttcctcccctctcttcTCAGTAAGAAGGAAGGGCAGAAAAGGGAAGCAATGGGCGCTGAGTTGAGTGAAGGAGATTAGAAGAGTAAAAGAGGCGTTCGTGAGAATGTATCGCTCCCGCTCCCTTCCCTTCTTAGTCCTCTGACTTCCTGACGTATCTTTGGCGTTGCAGTTTTCTTCAGCCGCAGAGTGTGGGAACCTCGCCAGCACATCATCACCTAGTCACTGTGGTTTTCATCAGGTCTGCCTGCATGTttgagagaaggaggaggactGCCGTCTTGGCATTACCTCGGGCCACGTCCTTTTCCTCAGCCGTCAGCAgccaaggaggaggaagtggcCCAAGGCACTGCAAGGCtatgatcctcctcctccttcatgcaTGGAGGGTAAGTGAAGGAACTGGGGCAGAAGC is from Rhinatrema bivittatum chromosome 2, aRhiBiv1.1, whole genome shotgun sequence and encodes:
- the LOC115085931 gene encoding gastrula zinc finger protein XlCGF57.1-like; its protein translation is MPAGASAQVPVTFEDIAIYFSQEEWEDLEEQQKELYKDVMMENYQTLISLGSDSPTITPDIISHLERGEEPYIRDEPGSEKRETGRSSCSEKDKPRNNNTETHHWKVTENSEENKELSEGAGENAASLSDTVRNCQNINLKRQWKIQTMERQFLYTECDESISRKDKLSLHQKNNTKNGPCLWSKCEKSFTKGIQISCQKIEKDQRPLSCTKCVKYFITKTLLLHEKPFTCTECGKCFKRKVDLTVHQRIHTGLKPFTCIECDKSFSQKANLIRHQRIHTGLKPFTCTECGKTFKWKSGLNIHQRTHTGVKSFTCTECGKLFSQKKHLTSHTGLKPFTCTDCDKGFNMKVYLISHQRIHTGMKLFTCTECGKSFNRKSNLTVHQRTHSGLKPFTCTQCGKQFSNNTDLRRHQRIHTNEKPFTCTECSKSFNQKSYLTIHQRIHTGEKPFTCSECGKSFNQKSDLIAHHRIHTGLKPFTCTECGKSFNQKSHLTSHHRIHTGLKPFTCTECGKRFSWNTQLTSHQRIHTL